A single window of Psychromonas ingrahamii 37 DNA harbors:
- the cas3 gene encoding CRISPR-associated helicase/endonuclease Cas3, producing MKHLINRKNSHDEKINTYFMYWGKAKSESQATGADYHLLPYHCLDVTAVADVWLEESNILLSQISCYLDTTQDQAKRICLFFILLHDLGKFDARFQNFREDIRQILQGDDWEIEPDPTYYSHGSCGYRQFSEMFDTNEAMKAVAGHHGSCDTSQPYHDPDADDELLELDEQARKEWVEFSLDFCQLKEVPDVGDIPMLAGLCSVADWVGSSITNFTTDPSINLQQYYQDTLLRARKALVDTGMIEKSQGAGFAYLFNGYRPRGIQTLLSEMPLKAGLTLVESDTGSGKTEFALAYASSLIEAGLADGVVFGLPTQATANGLFSRVGDAAKKLFPDTKTTLAHGKSKYLMSDESGFLQQSNKRAFLGSMSVATIDQILMGVLGIRHQFVRSFGTRKSVLVLDEIHSFDAYMLGLIEQVLKGQHQAYSSVILLSATLPNTLKEKLLSTYKGKSLNNAYPLVSHTDLFATTQEFTLPKQATNKTITLKTWCSDDLLPSINQRKKMIDWVSQGAMVGVICNTVKDAQRLYHQIKIANPELKIELFHARFTFGDRKKREDQVLKNYDKNAKRTGRLLIATQVIEQSLDLDFDVLISQIAPIEFLMQRMGRLWRHERIDSGLCPRASCIKAPLFITLLPNEKITDLTSSEQLKHHYQGSGYVYQNSRLLYRTEQYLNQHPLLHFPDCYREAINYVHEEQSYSEEPQVLTSVADEYSIIADGSNYTARSLSKLQSKPLNDVDPRCALLTRDGEMSATVVLFKEDGSLLHGGDFNEQQDRENSTVALAKKHAKGIKDERYYCYKAVVDKDIIYNEMGFITTDLIDELTAGS from the coding sequence ATGAAACATTTAATAAATAGAAAAAATTCTCACGATGAAAAAATTAACACTTATTTCATGTACTGGGGAAAGGCAAAGAGCGAGTCACAGGCAACGGGTGCTGATTATCATTTATTACCCTATCATTGCTTAGATGTGACGGCGGTAGCTGATGTGTGGCTAGAGGAATCTAATATTCTACTGTCGCAAATATCTTGTTATTTGGACACAACTCAAGATCAGGCAAAACGAATTTGCTTGTTTTTTATCCTACTCCACGATTTAGGAAAGTTTGATGCGCGCTTTCAAAACTTCCGTGAAGATATTCGTCAAATATTACAAGGTGATGATTGGGAAATTGAACCAGATCCAACCTATTACTCGCATGGCTCTTGCGGTTATCGGCAATTTAGTGAGATGTTCGATACTAATGAAGCGATGAAAGCAGTGGCGGGGCATCACGGTTCTTGTGATACCTCTCAGCCCTACCATGATCCAGATGCGGATGACGAGCTGCTAGAGCTAGATGAACAAGCTAGAAAGGAATGGGTTGAGTTCAGTCTTGACTTTTGTCAGTTAAAAGAAGTTCCCGATGTCGGTGATATTCCCATGTTGGCCGGTTTGTGCAGTGTTGCTGATTGGGTGGGGTCATCCATCACTAATTTCACAACTGATCCATCTATTAATTTACAGCAGTATTATCAAGACACTTTACTTCGAGCAAGAAAAGCACTCGTCGATACAGGCATGATTGAAAAATCACAGGGAGCGGGGTTTGCTTATTTATTTAACGGGTATCGTCCTCGGGGCATTCAAACATTATTGAGTGAGATGCCATTAAAAGCGGGACTGACCTTAGTCGAGTCGGATACCGGATCAGGTAAAACAGAATTTGCGTTAGCTTATGCGTCCTCTCTTATTGAAGCTGGGCTTGCAGATGGAGTGGTATTTGGTTTACCCACACAGGCAACCGCCAATGGTCTATTTTCTCGCGTGGGAGATGCTGCAAAGAAATTATTTCCTGATACAAAAACGACACTTGCGCATGGTAAATCTAAATATTTGATGTCAGATGAAAGCGGTTTTTTACAGCAATCAAATAAACGCGCTTTCTTAGGCTCAATGTCAGTGGCAACCATAGATCAAATTCTGATGGGCGTGCTGGGTATTCGCCATCAATTTGTCCGTTCATTTGGTACGCGAAAATCTGTGTTGGTGCTCGACGAAATTCACAGTTTTGATGCCTATATGTTGGGCCTTATCGAACAAGTTTTAAAAGGGCAGCATCAAGCCTATTCAAGTGTGATTTTACTTTCCGCCACATTGCCTAATACGCTAAAAGAAAAACTACTCTCAACTTACAAAGGAAAATCGCTTAATAATGCGTATCCGCTTGTTAGCCATACTGACTTATTCGCTACTACCCAAGAATTTACCTTGCCTAAGCAAGCAACTAACAAAACGATCACTTTAAAAACATGGTGTAGCGATGATCTCTTACCCAGTATTAATCAGCGAAAAAAGATGATTGATTGGGTATCTCAGGGCGCTATGGTTGGGGTTATTTGCAATACAGTAAAAGATGCACAGCGGTTATATCACCAGATTAAAATAGCAAATCCAGAACTGAAAATAGAATTGTTTCATGCGCGTTTTACCTTTGGCGACAGGAAAAAACGAGAAGATCAGGTGCTTAAAAATTATGACAAAAATGCTAAACGCACGGGACGACTGCTTATTGCCACTCAAGTAATAGAACAATCACTTGATTTAGATTTTGATGTGCTAATCAGTCAAATTGCACCTATTGAATTTTTGATGCAGCGCATGGGCCGATTATGGCGGCATGAGCGTATAGACAGTGGTTTATGTCCGCGGGCAAGTTGTATTAAAGCACCTTTATTTATCACTTTATTACCCAATGAGAAAATAACAGATCTGACATCGAGTGAGCAATTAAAGCATCATTACCAAGGCAGCGGATATGTTTATCAAAATAGCCGCTTACTTTATCGCACTGAGCAATATCTAAATCAACATCCATTGTTACATTTTCCTGATTGCTACCGAGAGGCGATAAATTATGTTCACGAGGAACAATCTTACTCGGAGGAGCCACAAGTTTTAACTTCCGTGGCAGATGAATACAGTATTATAGCTGATGGTAGTAACTATACCGCTCGTTCTTTAAGCAAACTGCAGTCAAAGCCACTTAATGATGTTGATCCGCGCTGCGCATTGTTAACCCGAGATGGTGAAATGAGTGCCACTGTAGTGCTATTTAAGGAAGACGGTAGTTTATTACACGGTGGGGATTTTAATGAGCAGCAAGACCGAGAAAACAGCACAGTCGCATTGGCAAAAAAACATGCCAAAGGGATAAAGGACGAACGCTATTACTGCTATAAGGCGGTAGTGGACAAAGATATTATTTATAACGAGATGGGGTTTATAACGACCGATCTCATCGATGAATTAACAGCAGGGAGTTAA
- the cas6e gene encoding type I-E CRISPR-associated protein Cas6/Cse3/CasE — MYLSQVMLNTHDIYEQHQAIWSLFENVADRKRDHLFRVEVADRQSCKVLLQSSTEPKSSEQAKVLASKSFLAEIKQDAFYKFKLLAYPTKCLSQGKKVIEIKEANEQVQWLQRKLSGANVTVTAMDDLMVRSKKSYNSRFVCFEGILQVTDSEQIQRALVMGIGRKKHAGAGLLSLARTQ; from the coding sequence ATGTATTTATCACAGGTGATGCTCAACACGCATGACATTTATGAGCAGCATCAAGCTATTTGGAGTTTGTTTGAGAATGTAGCAGATCGTAAGCGTGATCACTTATTTCGGGTTGAGGTCGCGGATCGGCAATCGTGTAAAGTTTTGTTGCAATCAAGCACTGAGCCTAAAAGCAGCGAACAAGCCAAGGTGTTAGCCAGTAAGTCATTTTTGGCTGAGATTAAGCAAGATGCATTTTATAAATTCAAGCTGCTGGCTTACCCGACAAAGTGTTTAAGCCAAGGTAAAAAAGTAATAGAAATAAAAGAGGCTAATGAACAGGTACAGTGGCTACAGCGAAAGCTTAGTGGTGCCAATGTTACTGTGACAGCCATGGATGACCTCATGGTGCGCAGTAAAAAGTCATATAACAGCCGCTTCGTCTGCTTTGAAGGTATTTTACAAGTAACAGATAGTGAACAAATACAGCGTGCATTAGTGATGGGAATTGGCCGTAAAAAACATGCGGGAGCAGGTTTGCTATCACTTGCCCGCACACAATAG
- the cas7e gene encoding type I-E CRISPR-associated protein Cas7/Cse4/CasC yields the protein MTTFINIHTLISHPSSMMNRDDSGMQKTAVFGGSVRSRISSQCLKRAIRQSDIYGEAVAEKSIRTNKFDELLDLCKEAMPETDIKLIEDVLLNMGSKVTKDKKTEIRNFDAVQPYAIGSIREAINMVNEGTELKDLKKIVQIPTIDVALSGRMDASCPPRNVEAAMSVAHSLTTHSADIEVDWFTACDDLAEQGSGHIGTTEFSSGVFYRYASINVDLLAKNVKSTVSEVTPIINTMIRCFAQVSPSAKQKVFAAYNQADFVMATHSNQPISLANAFRKPIENNGDVMENSIAALVKHYEKLTNAYELDSKAIALDLTDSAQSKQINLVNKISDIRF from the coding sequence ATGACAACGTTTATTAATATTCATACCCTTATTTCTCATCCATCATCGATGATGAATCGTGATGATTCAGGCATGCAAAAAACCGCTGTTTTTGGTGGTAGTGTACGCAGTCGTATTTCCAGCCAATGTTTAAAGCGTGCTATTCGCCAAAGCGATATTTATGGAGAAGCAGTTGCTGAAAAGTCTATTCGTACCAATAAGTTTGATGAATTGTTAGATCTATGCAAAGAAGCAATGCCTGAAACTGATATTAAACTAATTGAAGATGTGTTGTTAAACATGGGTTCGAAAGTAACTAAAGATAAGAAAACTGAGATACGCAATTTCGATGCTGTTCAACCTTATGCAATAGGCTCAATACGTGAAGCCATTAATATGGTGAATGAAGGAACTGAATTAAAAGATCTTAAAAAAATTGTGCAAATCCCAACCATTGATGTGGCGTTGTCAGGTCGGATGGATGCTAGCTGCCCACCGCGAAATGTTGAAGCGGCAATGAGTGTGGCACACAGCTTAACCACGCACAGCGCGGATATTGAAGTAGATTGGTTTACCGCCTGTGATGATTTAGCAGAGCAAGGCTCCGGACATATAGGGACAACGGAATTCAGCTCGGGCGTATTTTATCGTTATGCGTCAATCAATGTTGATTTATTGGCAAAAAATGTTAAATCCACTGTGAGTGAAGTAACACCCATTATTAATACTATGATCCGCTGTTTTGCTCAGGTATCACCTAGCGCCAAGCAAAAAGTATTTGCAGCCTACAATCAAGCTGATTTTGTGATGGCCACACATTCCAACCAGCCGATTTCCCTTGCCAATGCATTTAGAAAACCGATTGAAAATAATGGTGATGTGATGGAAAACTCGATCGCTGCGTTAGTGAAACATTATGAAAAGCTCACCAATGCTTATGAGCTTGACTCAAAAGCGATAGCACTCGATTTAACCGATAGTGCGCAAAGTAAACAAATCAATTTGGTTAACAAAATCAGTGATATTCGTTTTTAA
- the cas5e gene encoding type I-E CRISPR-associated protein Cas5/CasD encodes MKTLILKTEGMSAYGLQTFDVHRRANHFPTRSAIMGILGAAMGITRENFNELYALSEQLKIAVQVNLSGEKMVDYHTVQHFRSPQGKIQKGVKPTYREYWCDSEHTFAISAAEHVIEKLVNSVKFPEFTLFQGRKSCPLTRPLFEAVTDDDNPANALKNHGEQGQIFSDISGDNQLAIVQVRDLITAIPRKYAMRTVYVCGQIAKVQNDKEEMNEPA; translated from the coding sequence ATGAAAACCTTGATATTAAAAACCGAAGGAATGTCGGCCTACGGTCTGCAAACTTTTGATGTGCACCGTAGAGCAAATCACTTTCCAACGCGCTCAGCCATTATGGGCATTCTGGGTGCCGCCATGGGGATAACTCGTGAAAATTTTAATGAACTATATGCGCTCTCGGAGCAGCTTAAAATTGCAGTACAAGTGAACCTGAGTGGCGAAAAAATGGTGGATTACCATACAGTCCAACACTTTCGCAGTCCACAGGGGAAAATTCAAAAGGGAGTTAAACCGACCTACCGGGAATACTGGTGTGATAGCGAACATACCTTTGCAATCAGTGCTGCTGAGCACGTAATTGAAAAATTGGTAAACAGTGTGAAATTTCCTGAATTTACTCTGTTTCAGGGGCGTAAATCTTGTCCTTTAACCCGGCCATTATTTGAAGCTGTAACTGATGATGATAACCCCGCCAATGCGTTGAAAAACCATGGAGAACAAGGTCAAATTTTTAGTGATATTAGCGGCGATAATCAACTGGCGATTGTCCAGGTGCGCGACTTGATCACCGCAATACCACGCAAATACGCCATGCGGACAGTCTATGTTTGCGGTCAAATAGCAAAAGTACAGAATGATAAGGAGGAAATGAATGAACCTGCTTAA
- the casA gene encoding type I-E CRISPR-associated protein Cse1/CasA: MNLLKDDFISTSQGKISLKTILTGEQNYQLQYYFDEIQLAMLQLLSSLSTVVLQPTVQELKDYLKNGLTPEQYEAALDKVESQWFESDCFMQSKPPTNAKWPDAPITKLLSGIECGTSANAMGLFSEIEQAEISCTDCMHALNYNLHMNIKGECFGPTGATGIRGGGAISTLIAGENLKQTLLNNTIAKDYFNDYAQLDSDAEQRPMWVAPLSGSVYQASKIGINRGLFALAYHIGFNIEDKPCLCDVCGSESEQSVKTFNREKYKGNYGSTKNGREAGAGWWPHPYTPRTIKEEGAFAVCARDQNWQSWQELGSYIVGKETDKATLEPAYIIKQFQYMKTPRQTNLLVGGNIADQGGITGRVYDLYSMPSSLNKHLSKVTQVLDSGLDQKNRLSQAFNKMFGAGYDKNFVGGIKENAMYRFTANAQQIIQRTLLDVERKEATELRKTAVIELKQEAQRIFMGVQRKYQHDLPLFKALVKGESALYRK, encoded by the coding sequence ATGAACCTGCTTAAAGACGATTTTATTTCAACCTCACAAGGCAAAATCTCCTTAAAAACAATTTTAACCGGTGAGCAGAACTATCAACTGCAATACTATTTTGATGAAATTCAGCTGGCAATGTTACAACTGTTAAGTTCGCTAAGCACTGTTGTATTACAACCAACGGTTCAAGAGCTTAAAGATTATTTAAAAAATGGATTAACACCTGAACAATATGAAGCTGCTTTGGACAAAGTAGAAAGCCAATGGTTTGAAAGCGATTGTTTTATGCAATCTAAACCGCCAACTAATGCTAAATGGCCTGATGCCCCAATTACCAAGTTACTATCTGGCATTGAATGTGGAACATCTGCTAATGCGATGGGGCTTTTCTCGGAAATTGAACAAGCAGAAATAAGCTGTACCGACTGCATGCATGCATTGAATTATAACTTGCACATGAATATCAAGGGTGAATGCTTTGGTCCTACAGGTGCCACCGGTATTCGAGGTGGAGGGGCAATTAGTACCTTAATCGCAGGTGAAAATTTAAAACAAACACTTTTGAATAATACCATTGCCAAAGATTATTTTAATGATTATGCACAACTTGACAGCGATGCCGAGCAGAGACCGATGTGGGTAGCCCCCTTATCAGGGAGCGTTTATCAGGCATCAAAAATCGGTATTAATCGTGGTTTATTTGCTTTGGCGTATCACATCGGTTTTAACATTGAAGATAAACCTTGTCTTTGTGATGTTTGCGGTAGTGAGTCGGAACAATCAGTAAAAACATTTAATCGTGAAAAATATAAAGGTAATTATGGTTCAACTAAAAATGGACGAGAAGCTGGGGCTGGCTGGTGGCCACATCCTTATACACCGCGAACCATAAAAGAAGAAGGGGCTTTTGCGGTGTGTGCGCGTGATCAAAACTGGCAAAGTTGGCAAGAACTTGGAAGTTATATCGTGGGCAAAGAAACGGATAAAGCGACGCTAGAGCCTGCTTATATTATTAAGCAATTTCAATATATGAAAACCCCGCGTCAAACCAATTTATTAGTCGGTGGCAATATTGCGGATCAAGGAGGGATTACGGGTCGGGTATATGATTTGTATTCCATGCCCTCATCGTTGAATAAACACTTGAGCAAAGTGACTCAGGTACTTGATTCAGGGCTTGATCAAAAAAACCGCTTATCGCAGGCATTTAACAAAATGTTTGGCGCAGGCTATGACAAAAATTTTGTTGGGGGAATTAAAGAAAATGCGATGTACCGCTTTACGGCAAATGCTCAGCAAATTATCCAACGAACCCTGCTTGATGTTGAACGCAAAGAAGCCACTGAATTAAGAAAAACAGCCGTCATTGAACTTAAGCAAGAAGCACAACGGATCTTTATGGGAGTTCAACGAAAATATCAGCATGATCTTCCTCTTTTTAAAGCATTAGTAAAAGGAGAGAGCGCACTCTATCGAAAATAA
- the cas1e gene encoding type I-E CRISPR-associated endonuclease Cas1e, with protein sequence MTFIPLKPIPIKARTSMIFVGMGQIDVKDGAFVVIDKNGERMHITVGTIACIMLEPGTRVSHAAIKLASICGTLLIWVGEAGVRLYSAGQPGGARSDKLLYQAKLALDAELRLKVVRKMFELRFGDEAPQRRSVEQLRGIEGARVKKTYQLLAKQYGVEWHGRRYDRKDWDKGDTINQCISAATACLYGITEAAILAAGYAPAIGFLHTGKPLSFVYDISDIIKFETVVPVAFQVAAKKTYSPDRDVRIACRESFRKTKILKRLIPLIEEVLGAGEIKPPEPYENAQPPAIPMPETIGDDGHRTS encoded by the coding sequence GTGACATTTATTCCCCTTAAACCCATCCCAATAAAAGCGCGAACGTCCATGATCTTTGTGGGAATGGGACAAATTGATGTAAAAGACGGCGCATTTGTCGTTATTGATAAAAATGGCGAACGAATGCATATCACAGTCGGCACTATCGCATGCATTATGCTTGAGCCGGGTACTCGGGTTAGTCATGCGGCCATTAAACTTGCCAGTATTTGCGGCACGTTGCTTATTTGGGTGGGTGAAGCGGGCGTTAGGCTTTATTCTGCCGGGCAGCCTGGCGGTGCGCGCAGTGATAAATTACTTTATCAAGCCAAATTGGCATTAGATGCTGAATTGCGTTTAAAGGTTGTTCGTAAGATGTTTGAACTCCGTTTTGGTGATGAAGCACCGCAACGCCGCAGTGTTGAACAATTACGTGGAATCGAGGGGGCTAGGGTAAAAAAAACCTATCAGTTACTCGCTAAGCAGTATGGGGTTGAATGGCATGGTCGACGCTATGATCGAAAAGACTGGGATAAAGGTGATACCATTAATCAATGTATCAGTGCTGCGACCGCTTGTTTGTATGGCATTACCGAGGCGGCAATTTTAGCGGCAGGTTATGCCCCGGCGATCGGATTTTTACATACAGGAAAACCCTTGAGTTTTGTCTATGATATTTCCGATATTATAAAATTTGAAACGGTTGTGCCAGTCGCCTTTCAGGTTGCAGCTAAAAAAACATACTCTCCAGATCGGGATGTACGCATTGCATGCAGGGAATCTTTTAGAAAAACCAAAATCTTAAAAAGGCTTATTCCTCTGATAGAAGAAGTGTTAGGCGCTGGAGAGATAAAACCACCAGAGCCTTACGAAAATGCACAGCCACCCGCTATTCCTATGCCTGAGACGATAGGTGATGACGGTCATCGTACTTCTTAA
- the cas2e gene encoding type I-E CRISPR-associated endoribonuclease Cas2e: protein MSMVTVVTEAIPPRLRGRLAVWLLEVRAGVYVGEVSGRVREMIWYQINELAENGNVVMAWSTNTESGFDFVTYGENRRMPVELDGLRLVKFKPEIKEN, encoded by the coding sequence ATGTCAATGGTCACAGTGGTAACAGAAGCTATTCCACCTCGTTTGCGGGGGAGATTAGCGGTTTGGCTATTAGAAGTTCGAGCGGGTGTCTATGTAGGTGAGGTTTCTGGGCGAGTACGAGAGATGATCTGGTATCAGATTAATGAACTTGCTGAGAATGGAAATGTTGTTATGGCATGGTCAACCAATACCGAATCAGGGTTTGATTTTGTCACTTACGGTGAAAATCGCCGTATGCCAGTTGAGTTGGATGGATTGAGATTGGTCAAATTTAAACCTGAAATTAAAGAAAACTGA
- a CDS encoding recombinase family protein has protein sequence MRTFAYCRVSTTEQTTENQILAISNAGYSVEAQRVITETCSGSTPTEKRAEFKNLVDNKLESGDTLIVLKLDRLGRDNINVQQTIQNLTGKGIKVICLDLPVADLSSPEGKLMLQMFSAFAEFERNRIIERTNEGLARAKAEGKKLGRPVAINTIETVQDAKATGISQSKASKATGLSIATVKRYWNKN, from the coding sequence ATGAGAACTTTTGCATATTGCCGCGTTTCGACAACAGAGCAAACAACTGAAAATCAAATCTTAGCAATTAGCAATGCAGGGTATAGTGTCGAAGCACAACGTGTGATCACCGAAACTTGTTCAGGCTCAACCCCGACAGAAAAACGTGCTGAGTTTAAAAACCTGGTTGATAACAAACTTGAATCAGGCGATACGTTAATTGTTCTCAAACTTGACCGTCTTGGCCGTGACAACATTAATGTACAACAAACAATTCAAAACTTAACCGGTAAAGGAATAAAGGTTATTTGCTTAGACTTACCCGTTGCAGATCTATCAAGCCCAGAAGGAAAGTTAATGCTGCAAATGTTCTCAGCATTTGCCGAGTTTGAACGTAATCGAATCATCGAACGCACCAATGAAGGCCTTGCGCGTGCAAAAGCAGAAGGTAAAAAATTAGGCCGCCCCGTCGCGATTAACACCATAGAAACGGTGCAAGATGCGAAAGCAACAGGAATTAGCCAAAGTAAAGCGTCTAAAGCAACAGGCTTGTCGATAGCAACAGTTAAGCGTTATTGGAATAAAAATTGA